The proteins below come from a single Solea solea chromosome 6, fSolSol10.1, whole genome shotgun sequence genomic window:
- the LOC131461281 gene encoding inositol hexakisphosphate kinase 2-like: MSPAVEAQAEEVMKAEEKQKQQNQLQHQQCYMDKGVMLEPFVHQVGGHSCVLRFSEQTICKPLIPREHQFYKSLPTAMRKFTPQYRGEVSVSFEEDEEGNLCLIAYPLHSDPATDLENKDPSADCEPKSKLLKWGKMVSSSLLVDSDNYSKDGRSRHTRKDKDKSNAVPQLTHNPWSLKCHQQHLQRMKENAKHRNQYKFILLENLTWQHTVPCVLDLKMGTRQHGDDASEEKKAMQIRKCQQSTSSSIGVRLCGMQVYQSDTGQLTFMNKYHGRKLNLPDFKEALFQFFHSGQRLRQELLSPVLQRLRDMKAALEACESYRFYSSSLLIIYDGAPHRKHTRRRTEGGLSEEEDEDEDDEEVEAEPEMEAEEEGEVAGALGFPHSSSTSSDVSSSCSSSSSSESSGVSQSRLSLSDSCSPLVDVRMIDFAHTTCRHYCEDSVVHEGQDRGYIFGLQNLITIISELENHSTN; the protein is encoded by the exons ATGAGTCCGGCTGTGGaggctcaggccgaggaggtcatgaaagcagaggagaagcagaagcagcagaaccAGCTGCAGCACCAGCAGTGCTACATGGACAAAGGGGTGATGCTTGAGCCCTTCGTGCACCAGGTGGGGGGACATTCCTGCGTCCTGCGCTTCAGCGAGCAGACCATCTGCAAGCCCCTCATCCCACGCGAGCATCAATTCTACAAGAGTCTGCCTACTGCAATGAGGAAGTTCACACCTCAGTACAGAG GTGAGGTGTCGGTGAGCttcgaggaggacgaggaaggGAATCTTTGCCTCATCGCCTACCCACTGCACAGCGACCCAGCTACAGATCTGGAGAACAAGGACCCGTCGGCCGACTGCGAGCCCAAGAGCAAGTTGCTCAAGTGGGGCAAAATGGTGTCGTCGTCGCTGCTCGTGGACAGTGACAATTACAGTAAAGACGGCCGGAGCCGCCACACTCGCAAAGACAAGGACAAGAG CAACGCGGTCCCACAGCTCACACACAACCCGTGGAGTCTCAAGTGTCACCAGCAGCATCTGCAGAGGATGAAGGAGAACGCCAAGCACCGCAACCAGTACA AATTCATCCTGTTAGAGAACCTGACATGGCAGCACACGGTGCCGTGTGTGCTGGACCTAAAGATGGGGACGCGGCAGCACGGGGACGATGCCTCGGAGGAGAAGAAGGCCATGCAGATCCGAAAGTGTCAGCAGAGCACGTCGTCCTCAATAGGAGTCCGTCTGTGTGGCATGCAG GTTTATCAGTCTGACACAGGACAACTGACGTTCATGAACAAGTACCACGGCCGCAAGCTGAACCTGCCCGACTTCAAAGAGGCTTTGTTCCAGTTCTTTCACAGTGGACAGCGTCTCCGACAGGAGCTCCTCTCGCCGGTGCTGCAGCGACTCAGAGACATGAAAGCGGCTCTGGAAGCCTGCGAGTCCTACCGCTTCTACTCCAGCTCCCTGCTCATCATCTATGACGGCGCGCCGCACCGCAAACACACACGCCGACGCACTGAGGGCGGACTctctgaagaagaagacgaggacgaggatgatgaggaggtggaggctgAGCCAGAAATGGAggcagaagaggagggagaagtAGCAGGAGCGCTCGGTTTCCCTCACAGCTCGTCCACGTCGAGTGACGTCAGCAGCAgttgctccagcagcagcagcagtgagagctCAGGTGTCAGCCAGTCCCGCCTGTCCctctcagactcctgcagcccCCTGGTGGACGTGAGGATGATTGACTTTGCTCACACCACCTGCAGACATTACTGCGAGGACAGTGTGGTGCACGAGGGCCAGGACAGAGGCTACATCTTTGGCCTTCAGAACTTGATCACCATCATCTCCGAGCTGGAGAACCACAGCACAAACTGA